In Thalassospira sp. TSL5-1, one DNA window encodes the following:
- a CDS encoding nitrate/nitrite transporter: MRQSPRPLAFGALHSFGSAFGQTFLIALFVPFISQSLGISETGFANIYAGITIASACALPFVGRMIDRIDMLRYSLLVMIFLAIGCFVTSGAENIYVLIAGMFILRFGGQGLMSHVSMTSIARYFDRSRGRALAIAAFGFPMAEAIMPALFLGLIAALGWRMAFVGAGIVILAVMLPLALWLVRGNARFRAIPANNANAEISTKAPAETQPNTPIQNADDVSKKTTAHPRLFKSVYIWLTIPMLAGQPLVLTALFFHQSVIASQKSIDLGWFAAGFTVFAITSVIGAFGSGPLIDKFGARRLFPWHLLPLMGGVVVLTFAETGQIIPVYMALAGFTTGCATTLRTAIVPDLVPISEIGSVRSSLTAIMVLASSAGPPIYGWLFAAHVALPTILMATVIGMAVATLLSWLAERPGFYQPPHLGTVPHRRHAAQGHQGSK; the protein is encoded by the coding sequence CAATCCCCACGCCCGTTGGCGTTTGGGGCTTTGCACAGTTTTGGTTCGGCCTTTGGCCAGACATTTTTAATCGCCTTATTTGTTCCCTTCATTTCACAAAGCCTGGGCATTAGCGAAACCGGGTTTGCCAACATTTATGCCGGCATCACCATCGCCAGTGCCTGTGCCCTGCCCTTTGTCGGCCGCATGATCGACCGGATCGACATGTTGCGTTACAGCCTGCTGGTCATGATTTTTCTGGCAATTGGCTGTTTTGTCACCTCGGGCGCAGAGAATATTTACGTTCTGATTGCCGGGATGTTTATCCTGCGTTTTGGCGGGCAAGGGTTAATGAGCCATGTCAGCATGACAAGCATTGCCCGCTATTTTGATCGCAGCCGGGGCCGAGCACTGGCGATTGCCGCCTTTGGTTTTCCCATGGCCGAGGCTATCATGCCCGCCCTTTTCCTGGGCCTGATTGCCGCCCTTGGCTGGCGAATGGCCTTTGTTGGGGCGGGTATTGTTATTTTGGCGGTGATGCTGCCGCTGGCCCTCTGGCTGGTGCGCGGCAATGCCCGTTTTCGCGCCATTCCGGCCAATAATGCAAACGCAGAAATATCAACAAAAGCACCCGCTGAAACGCAGCCAAACACCCCAATCCAAAACGCCGATGATGTATCGAAGAAAACCACCGCACATCCAAGGCTTTTCAAGTCGGTCTATATCTGGCTAACAATTCCCATGCTCGCCGGGCAGCCGCTGGTCTTGACCGCCCTGTTTTTTCATCAATCGGTCATTGCCAGCCAAAAGTCGATTGATCTGGGCTGGTTTGCGGCAGGTTTTACCGTATTTGCCATCACATCGGTGATCGGGGCCTTTGGCAGCGGCCCGCTGATTGACAAATTCGGGGCGCGGCGACTGTTTCCCTGGCACCTGTTGCCGTTGATGGGCGGGGTTGTCGTGCTGACATTTGCCGAAACCGGGCAGATCATCCCCGTTTATATGGCGCTGGCAGGGTTTACCACCGGCTGTGCCACCACACTGCGCACGGCCATTGTCCCGGATCTGGTCCCGATCAGCGAAATTGGCTCTGTCCGATCCAGTCTGACAGCGATTATGGTCCTGGCATCCTCGGCGGGGCCGCCTATTTATGGCTGGTTATTTGCTGCACATGTCGCATTGCCCACCATATTAATGGCAACCGTAATCGGCATGGCTGTGGCAACCCTGTTATCGTGGCTGGCGGAACGGCCAGGATTTTACCAGCCACCGCACCTTGGCACAGTGCCGCATCGCCGACATGCCGCCCAAGGACATCAGGGCAGCAAATGA